One window of Chitinispirillales bacterium ANBcel5 genomic DNA carries:
- a CDS encoding DUF1573 domain-containing protein: protein MLKFLLLSFTLGVTTAFATPQIEVSPEIYEFGIVEKINTSKANAIFMIENTGSSPLVIESVRPSCGCAVVEYDSLVMPGESSKLEVEIDFDQFNGPVQSSVTIISDAQNSSVHRVTMKADVIPIIDLSEWYISLTGGKPYTLYLSTEKKDLSISEVRFILHPTDYSAGEEVYIDHKLVSAETNQSEKRTTYELSLTPDSVKENSSGIFILHTNHPYEREITIPGRVGVVY, encoded by the coding sequence ATGCTTAAATTTCTACTTCTCTCTTTTACACTGGGTGTTACAACCGCCTTTGCCACTCCCCAAATAGAAGTTTCTCCTGAAATTTATGAATTTGGTATAGTGGAAAAAATTAATACAAGCAAAGCAAATGCAATTTTTATGATAGAAAATACCGGTTCATCACCTCTGGTGATCGAATCTGTAAGACCGAGCTGTGGCTGTGCTGTTGTGGAGTATGATTCTTTGGTTATGCCCGGTGAGAGCAGTAAGTTAGAGGTAGAAATCGATTTTGATCAGTTCAACGGGCCGGTGCAAAGCAGTGTCACCATTATTTCTGATGCCCAAAACAGTTCTGTTCATAGAGTTACAATGAAAGCAGATGTTATTCCCATAATAGATTTATCTGAGTGGTATATTTCTTTAACGGGTGGCAAGCCCTATACACTTTATCTCTCAACGGAAAAAAAGGACTTAAGCATCTCCGAGGTTCGTTTTATTCTTCACCCTACAGACTATTCTGCCGGTGAAGAGGTGTATATAGATCATAAACTGGTTTCTGCTGAAACCAATCAAAGCGAAAAACGTACTACCTATGAACTTAGTTTAACGCCGGATAGTGTGAAAGAAAACTCCTCAGGAATTTTTATCCTCCACACAAACCACCCTTATGAAAGAGAGATTACCATTCCAGGGAGAGTGGGTGTAGTGTATTAA
- the malQ gene encoding 4-alpha-glucanotransferase yields the protein MTINKRSSGILLAISSLPSLYGCGDFGDCAYRFAQLLHAHNQRLWQILPINPTRSENNHSPYSSTSSFALNKLFLSPQHLFSQGLISKSDLNPLHPPEFSTTDYSKAYSFKNYLLSKAWFRVRSQLPQEYHCFCHQNCHWLEDYSLFEVISSRMKGLQWQQWPDDLKKREPKALQRFSQEFKEEIDREKFTQFLLETQFKELKTYCNEKKISIIGDIPFYLNSNSVECWKEPHLFKLNEHFEPAFLSGVPPDPLSPHGQCWRNPVYNWETMRNDSYRFWKQRLKRSFDLYDLVRIDHFRAFVAYWEIDAAHRDATKGSWVRVDSEGLFKELLSYFSSFPVIAEDLGTITSDVREVMKRFSIPGMRVLQFGFDSNPDNHHLPHNYPVESLACSSTHDTNTLYGWYLLNKNTPAGDLFCDYIGGSVSDKGSIWQAIRLLFLSPANLVVVPIQDVLCTGDESRMNNPVQRGQNWVYRLSLEQMENAPYHLLAKLSYMYGRV from the coding sequence GTGACGATAAATAAGCGTTCAAGTGGAATACTGTTAGCAATCTCTTCACTCCCCTCTCTTTACGGTTGTGGTGATTTTGGTGATTGTGCCTACAGGTTTGCTCAGTTACTACATGCTCATAATCAGCGACTGTGGCAAATACTGCCAATCAACCCCACTCGCAGCGAAAACAATCACTCCCCGTACAGCAGTACCTCTTCATTTGCCCTTAACAAGCTGTTTTTAAGCCCTCAACACCTCTTCTCCCAGGGCCTTATCAGTAAAAGTGATCTAAACCCTCTGCACCCACCAGAGTTTTCAACAACCGATTACAGTAAAGCGTATTCCTTCAAAAACTATCTTTTAAGTAAAGCCTGGTTTAGGGTAAGATCACAATTACCCCAAGAATATCACTGCTTTTGCCACCAAAACTGTCACTGGCTCGAGGACTACTCGCTTTTTGAGGTGATAAGCTCCAGAATGAAAGGCCTGCAGTGGCAACAATGGCCTGATGATCTTAAAAAAAGAGAGCCCAAAGCATTGCAACGGTTTTCACAAGAGTTCAAGGAAGAGATTGATAGAGAAAAGTTTACTCAGTTTCTGCTGGAAACTCAGTTTAAAGAGCTAAAAACGTACTGCAACGAAAAAAAAATCAGCATTATAGGAGATATCCCTTTTTACCTTAACTCAAATAGCGTTGAATGCTGGAAAGAGCCCCATCTGTTTAAACTCAATGAACACTTCGAGCCTGCATTTCTCTCCGGAGTTCCTCCAGACCCCTTAAGCCCTCATGGCCAGTGTTGGAGAAATCCGGTCTATAACTGGGAAACAATGAGAAACGACAGTTACCGTTTCTGGAAACAACGGCTCAAAAGATCATTCGATCTTTACGACCTTGTTCGTATAGACCACTTCAGGGCCTTTGTGGCATACTGGGAAATTGACGCAGCCCACCGGGATGCAACAAAAGGTAGCTGGGTCAGGGTTGATTCAGAGGGTCTATTTAAAGAGCTGCTGAGCTATTTTTCCTCATTTCCGGTTATTGCAGAGGATTTGGGGACGATAACCAGTGATGTACGGGAAGTGATGAAGCGTTTCTCTATTCCGGGTATGCGTGTATTACAGTTTGGCTTTGATTCCAACCCCGATAACCATCACCTCCCCCATAACTACCCGGTTGAGAGTCTTGCCTGCAGCTCAACTCATGATACCAACACCCTTTATGGTTGGTATTTGCTAAACAAAAACACTCCTGCCGGAGATTTATTTTGCGATTATATCGGTGGCAGTGTTTCAGACAAAGGCAGCATATGGCAGGCCATCCGACTACTTTTTCTCTCCCCTGCGAATCTGGTAGTGGTGCCGATTCAGGATGTGCTGTGCACTGGTGATGAGAGCAGGATGAACAATCCTGTGCAGAGAGGGCAAAACTGGGTCTACAGGTTAAGCTTAGAGCAGATGGAAAATGCCCCCTATCACCTTTTAGCAAAGCTTAGCTATATGTACGGCAGAGTATAA
- a CDS encoding PAS domain S-box protein — translation MDRFKINLAIAVVLVVAIMDLLLPIGYGASVFYIAPVLLLSHHGKDRSRYLLAFILTVLMVLGIFFSPPDLPVLVITANRMASIAVLWIVVLYIAERNKALRKEQKIALERDRLAIISRSQSEFYEMVLRIAPVGIAIIRGEDCRFKYVNPEYSGIPGKRPFDIQGKTMKEVYPDFAAAGGLKLIEEALREKKEVYRPELKTYVGIGEKRRLGFFNLHFVPLPPFEEKKAEVLLVANEITEQVVARKRVEEAEYALRESEQRFRTLADNISQFAWMADRTGYIFWYNKRWYDYTGTTLEEMQGWGWTRVLHPDHVEGVVKKIQQSWDTGEVWEDTFPLRGKDGKYRWFLSRAVPVLNDTGKVKLWFGTNTDITEHKNLEQRLQNYSTRYQSMRDSDIIGTIIADPDGNILDANDYFLRVIGYSRSELESGQVKWNEITPKEYEPLDKDALLQLDEKGAATPYEKEFTKKDGSRVWVLLADTLLPGPQKHILAFVLDITDRKRNELEIERSTKWLERIAETTPDVIFVLDIENEKNIYTNKSIMDMLGYSSQQFSQLSYLFKKAISPLDLKRSIAFYTSMKDAKKGEIRTIAHRIVRKDGAIRWADVRVTPFEWNEKGEVREVLGLARDVTDLKKTQDSLVESERRFRNLADSMPQLVWTASAEGTVDYYNQNYKLFGGIEPEPGGDWNWTPVLHEDDRQITHEKWSRAVETGEVYQIEHRVRHDDGSFHWYLTRGVPVKNEEGKIVKWYGTTTNIDSVKGTQEALKRSEKKLKKLNEDLEELVIKRTDQVRSLSKALTLVEHRERKRFSQILHENLQQILLAANMQLGVHLEEHSSSDDPAHAAEIAEAIRLLRKALHVTRTTSIELNPPVLEAQGLDAALSWLASHMNKNYGLQVSIELDEQLKRIKNDVQLMLIQMVRELLLNVVKHSGTKSAQISAKCESKTILIEVADKGRGFDISEARLRMGEETTLGLFSIEERVKLFDGNFVIYSEIGKGTKCVISLPNKNC, via the coding sequence ATGGATAGGTTTAAAATAAATTTAGCAATAGCAGTAGTATTAGTAGTGGCAATAATGGATTTGTTGTTGCCAATTGGCTATGGCGCATCGGTATTCTATATCGCCCCGGTACTTCTTTTGTCACACCATGGAAAAGACCGCTCAAGATATCTCTTAGCATTCATTTTGACTGTGTTAATGGTGCTTGGTATCTTCTTTTCCCCTCCCGATTTACCAGTACTGGTAATTACGGCTAATCGCATGGCTTCTATTGCGGTGCTTTGGATTGTGGTGCTCTATATTGCCGAGCGGAACAAAGCGCTTCGAAAAGAGCAAAAGATAGCCCTTGAGCGTGACAGACTTGCGATTATCAGTAGATCTCAGAGTGAATTTTATGAAATGGTGCTTAGAATTGCCCCTGTTGGAATAGCAATTATAAGAGGCGAGGATTGCCGTTTTAAATACGTTAATCCTGAATACTCAGGTATACCAGGTAAGCGACCTTTCGATATACAGGGTAAAACAATGAAGGAAGTGTACCCGGATTTTGCTGCAGCGGGTGGGTTAAAACTAATAGAGGAAGCTCTTCGCGAGAAGAAAGAAGTGTACAGGCCCGAGCTAAAGACCTATGTAGGAATAGGGGAGAAGAGACGTCTTGGTTTCTTTAATCTTCACTTTGTACCGTTGCCCCCGTTTGAAGAGAAGAAAGCTGAAGTGCTTTTAGTAGCAAATGAAATTACAGAGCAGGTGGTAGCAAGAAAACGGGTTGAAGAGGCGGAATATGCATTACGGGAAAGTGAACAGCGTTTTCGTACTCTGGCTGATAACATCTCTCAGTTTGCCTGGATGGCTGACCGAACCGGATACATCTTTTGGTATAACAAACGCTGGTATGATTACACAGGAACTACCCTTGAAGAGATGCAGGGATGGGGGTGGACAAGGGTTCTCCATCCCGATCATGTGGAGGGGGTAGTTAAAAAAATCCAACAATCCTGGGATACCGGTGAAGTTTGGGAAGATACCTTTCCTTTAAGAGGTAAAGATGGCAAGTATCGATGGTTTCTCTCCCGTGCCGTACCTGTATTGAATGATACTGGAAAAGTGAAGTTGTGGTTTGGAACAAATACCGATATAACAGAACACAAAAATCTTGAACAGCGCTTACAGAATTATTCCACACGGTACCAGAGTATGCGTGATTCGGATATTATCGGTACTATAATAGCAGATCCAGATGGTAATATTCTGGATGCCAATGATTATTTCCTTAGGGTTATTGGGTATAGTCGCTCTGAGTTGGAATCCGGGCAGGTCAAATGGAATGAAATTACCCCAAAAGAATATGAACCGCTGGACAAAGATGCTTTACTGCAACTTGATGAAAAAGGGGCTGCAACTCCGTATGAAAAGGAGTTCACAAAAAAAGACGGCTCAAGGGTGTGGGTTTTATTGGCAGATACGCTCTTGCCGGGCCCTCAAAAGCATATTCTTGCCTTTGTACTCGATATCACCGACAGGAAAAGAAATGAATTAGAAATCGAGCGCTCAACAAAATGGCTCGAACGCATAGCGGAAACGACACCGGATGTAATTTTTGTCCTCGATATAGAAAATGAGAAAAATATTTATACCAATAAGAGTATTATGGATATGCTGGGGTATTCTTCTCAGCAATTCAGCCAATTGTCTTACCTTTTTAAAAAGGCTATCAGTCCTTTGGATCTTAAAAGAAGCATAGCTTTTTACACTAGCATGAAAGACGCAAAAAAGGGTGAGATAAGAACTATAGCCCATCGTATTGTCCGTAAAGATGGGGCGATTCGCTGGGCAGATGTACGGGTAACACCGTTTGAGTGGAATGAAAAAGGTGAGGTCAGGGAGGTGCTTGGTTTAGCCAGGGATGTAACAGATTTAAAGAAAACACAGGACTCCCTGGTGGAGAGTGAGAGAAGGTTTAGAAACCTGGCCGATTCGATGCCTCAGCTGGTATGGACTGCAAGCGCCGAGGGAACAGTGGATTACTATAACCAAAACTATAAATTGTTTGGAGGAATTGAGCCTGAGCCGGGAGGGGATTGGAATTGGACGCCTGTATTGCATGAAGATGACAGGCAGATAACACATGAAAAATGGAGTCGTGCAGTAGAAACCGGTGAAGTATATCAAATAGAACACAGGGTGCGTCATGATGATGGATCGTTTCACTGGTATCTAACCAGAGGGGTTCCGGTAAAAAATGAAGAGGGTAAAATTGTGAAGTGGTACGGAACTACTACCAATATCGACTCGGTAAAAGGTACCCAGGAGGCCTTAAAGAGAAGCGAAAAAAAGCTTAAGAAACTAAACGAAGACCTTGAAGAGCTGGTTATTAAGCGAACCGATCAGGTTCGTTCGCTTTCAAAAGCACTGACTCTGGTAGAACATAGAGAAAGAAAGCGCTTTTCACAGATTCTTCACGAAAACCTTCAGCAAATTCTTTTGGCCGCAAACATGCAGCTTGGGGTTCACCTTGAGGAGCACAGTTCATCAGATGACCCTGCACATGCAGCTGAAATCGCTGAAGCTATCAGGTTATTGCGCAAAGCTTTGCATGTTACACGGACTACTTCAATAGAATTAAACCCTCCGGTTTTAGAGGCGCAGGGGTTGGATGCTGCTTTGTCTTGGCTTGCGTCCCACATGAATAAAAACTACGGACTACAGGTCTCCATTGAATTAGATGAGCAGTTGAAAAGAATCAAAAATGATGTGCAGTTAATGCTAATACAGATGGTACGTGAACTGCTGTTAAATGTAGTTAAACATTCTGGTACCAAATCTGCCCAAATTAGCGCAAAATGTGAGTCCAAAACTATATTAATAGAAGTAGCAGATAAGGGCCGGGGGTTTGATATCTCAGAAGCGCGCCTGAGAATGGGGGAGGAGACAACGCTTGGGCTTTTTAGTATAGAAGAAAGAGTGAAACTTTTTGACGGCAATTTCGTAATATACTCAGAGATAGGTAAAGGAACAAAATGCGTTATCTCACTTCCCAATAAAAATTGCTAA
- a CDS encoding PRC-barrel domain-containing protein encodes MFDTCIKLYGKSLHATDGKIGKVDDFYFDDTNWALRYLVADVGSWLLGKKILLSPAALGKPLNDSIDVKYSKDQVKHSPNVDTQKPISRKLEEELHDYYSWPYYWVYPNHYNSLGGAIYPGLSFPSGFPKPLGEEPITAQALEKEQKTEEEIRQSHLRSTKELTNYHIQATDEEIGHVEDFILDTEHWVIRYLIVDTKNILPGKKVLLAPQWILGIDWGETKVYADVSADTIRNGPEFTNKTELDRDYEKRLYEYYKRPKYWK; translated from the coding sequence ATGTTTGATACGTGTATTAAGCTCTATGGTAAGTCGTTGCATGCTACCGATGGCAAAATAGGAAAAGTGGATGATTTCTATTTTGACGACACAAACTGGGCTTTGCGGTATCTGGTCGCAGATGTTGGTTCCTGGCTTTTAGGAAAGAAGATTCTTCTTTCTCCTGCAGCGTTGGGAAAACCACTCAATGACAGTATCGATGTAAAGTACTCTAAAGATCAGGTAAAACACAGTCCCAATGTCGATACTCAAAAACCAATTTCAAGAAAACTGGAAGAGGAGCTCCATGATTATTACTCCTGGCCCTACTACTGGGTATATCCAAATCATTATAACTCTCTTGGGGGCGCTATCTATCCAGGCCTCTCATTTCCTTCCGGTTTTCCAAAACCACTGGGAGAGGAGCCCATTACCGCACAGGCTCTGGAAAAAGAGCAGAAAACCGAAGAAGAGATACGTCAGTCCCATCTTCGCAGTACAAAAGAGTTAACCAATTATCATATCCAGGCAACCGATGAGGAGATAGGACATGTGGAAGATTTTATTCTCGATACCGAACACTGGGTGATTCGCTATCTTATAGTAGATACCAAAAACATCTTACCGGGTAAAAAGGTGTTACTTGCCCCACAATGGATATTGGGAATCGATTGGGGAGAGACGAAGGTTTACGCCGATGTTTCAGCTGATACTATACGCAACGGACCCGAATTCACCAACAAAACTGAGCTCGACAGAGATTACGAAAAGCGCCTGTATGAGTATTACAAAAGACCAAAATACTGGAAATAA
- a CDS encoding PAS domain S-box protein: MEKKLNTTDTIRVFADKFLDHINTPLLVINDDLTVCCANRAYCAKFTVQRESVENRPIHELEDGMWVKHEAGILLKRVLAEDKGFNNLEICIRKKMHPHYFILSANPTEFDKKLILVTIEDITEKRRTEQRLQNIKTHEETLKKQLLEIAISNKKLEDKNRLLESLLRSIPEGIMITDKENRVQALSCYFEHLFGIDPQRIQKAGEKERTRLMNLYAPGGEEVSHKDLPLAKVINEKKPIDNYELLFKQNGQSRHVTINAAPIFDSEGEIKGAVGVWTDITDRKKAQVALHENEQRFRTMFENHRAVMLLIEAHSGKIVDANKAASLFYGYTKDELRLKTIEEINMLPPPKVHEERLNALKENRSYFVFPHKLKNNRIRWVEVYSSPVITDSKELLFSVIHDITSKKTAEEALRNSEARFNTVFEAMSEGVLVFDTFEKVVMANRAITDVFGFEEIKHIRDARGLFFSSFHFFSPDGELIDSDNWPVTRVLRGRSVKNFEVWMRKKNSSQRWFLSISGEPIRDEEQKQILGLIVIRDITEKKKIQEETDRRAAEQEAIFSSLPNGYVIYNTDGTVAKMNDEARRVIGYQDIMVSMSYKQRMRFIRVETPDGKKYPVDQLPSWRALHNGETVRNEVMHIVHSKGSYWISASASPILSRESKITGVVMQFADVTPMVTLQQQLESRAAELLRANEYLEAFSYSVSHDLRGPLNTIEGFVSILREDYLHDIDKDGQDLLERILNNVKKAKNLIDDILNLSKIGSLEVKREKVNVSEMVFEYLNELKENQPDRVVRFEVEKDITVDADPHLLHIAIENILRNSWKFTSKKDRGIIRFGRTKKDSRYVYFLKDNGVGFDSSYAENIFEPFKRVHIQSEYGGTGIGLSIVRRAIERHGGTIWAEGEVGKGARFYFTLGD; the protein is encoded by the coding sequence GTGGAAAAGAAACTAAATACAACAGATACCATACGCGTTTTTGCTGATAAATTTTTGGATCATATCAACACACCACTTCTTGTCATCAACGATGATTTAACGGTTTGTTGTGCAAATCGGGCCTATTGTGCAAAATTTACGGTGCAAAGGGAGTCGGTGGAAAATCGACCAATCCATGAGCTTGAGGACGGGATGTGGGTTAAACATGAAGCAGGGATACTTCTCAAAAGGGTACTTGCTGAAGATAAGGGCTTTAATAACTTGGAAATTTGTATCCGCAAAAAAATGCACCCCCACTATTTTATTCTTTCTGCAAATCCTACTGAATTTGATAAAAAACTGATACTGGTAACCATTGAAGATATTACGGAAAAGAGGCGTACAGAGCAACGGCTTCAGAACATCAAAACTCACGAAGAAACGTTAAAAAAACAGCTACTTGAGATAGCTATTTCTAATAAAAAACTGGAGGATAAAAACAGGCTGCTGGAATCTTTGCTCAGAAGTATTCCCGAAGGGATAATGATAACCGATAAAGAGAACAGGGTTCAGGCATTAAGCTGTTATTTTGAACACTTATTTGGAATCGATCCACAGAGGATACAAAAAGCGGGGGAAAAAGAGAGAACACGATTAATGAATTTATATGCACCAGGGGGTGAAGAGGTTTCCCATAAAGATCTTCCATTAGCAAAAGTAATAAATGAAAAAAAACCAATCGATAATTACGAACTACTGTTTAAACAAAATGGCCAAAGCAGACACGTTACTATAAATGCTGCACCAATTTTCGATAGCGAGGGTGAAATTAAAGGAGCGGTAGGAGTATGGACCGATATTACAGATCGGAAAAAAGCACAGGTGGCCCTGCACGAGAACGAACAGCGCTTTAGGACAATGTTTGAAAATCATCGGGCAGTTATGCTTTTGATAGAGGCTCACTCAGGGAAAATAGTAGACGCGAACAAAGCGGCATCTCTTTTCTATGGTTATACAAAAGACGAATTACGTTTAAAAACTATAGAAGAAATAAACATGTTACCTCCACCTAAGGTACATGAAGAAAGACTTAATGCTCTTAAGGAAAATCGAAGCTACTTTGTTTTCCCCCATAAGCTCAAAAACAATCGCATACGCTGGGTTGAAGTCTATTCCTCCCCGGTCATAACCGATAGCAAAGAACTTCTCTTTTCTGTTATCCATGATATTACGTCTAAAAAAACAGCGGAAGAGGCACTACGCAATAGTGAGGCAAGATTCAATACCGTTTTTGAGGCAATGAGTGAGGGCGTGCTTGTGTTTGATACGTTCGAAAAGGTGGTAATGGCAAATAGAGCAATCACAGACGTTTTTGGTTTTGAAGAGATTAAGCACATTAGAGATGCTCGGGGGTTATTTTTTAGCTCATTCCATTTTTTCAGTCCGGATGGTGAGTTGATTGATAGTGATAATTGGCCTGTTACAAGGGTTCTGAGAGGAAGGTCGGTTAAGAATTTCGAAGTATGGATGCGTAAGAAGAACTCTTCTCAGCGATGGTTTCTGAGTATAAGTGGTGAGCCAATCAGAGATGAAGAGCAAAAGCAAATTCTTGGCTTGATTGTGATACGTGATATTACCGAAAAAAAAAAGATTCAGGAAGAAACCGATCGCAGGGCGGCAGAACAGGAGGCAATTTTTTCCTCTCTGCCAAATGGGTATGTCATATACAACACAGATGGTACGGTAGCAAAGATGAATGATGAAGCCAGAAGGGTTATTGGATATCAGGACATCATGGTTTCAATGTCCTATAAACAAAGGATGCGATTTATCAGGGTGGAAACTCCTGATGGGAAAAAATACCCTGTGGACCAACTACCCTCCTGGCGGGCATTGCACAATGGTGAAACTGTTAGAAATGAAGTGATGCATATTGTTCATAGTAAAGGATCATACTGGATTTCTGCAAGTGCATCCCCTATTCTCTCCAGAGAGAGTAAAATCACAGGGGTTGTGATGCAATTTGCTGATGTAACACCGATGGTAACTCTTCAGCAACAACTTGAAAGTAGGGCTGCAGAACTGTTAAGAGCAAATGAGTATCTCGAAGCATTCTCCTATTCGGTATCTCATGATCTTCGTGGCCCGTTAAACACAATTGAAGGGTTTGTAAGCATTCTTAGGGAAGATTATCTGCATGATATAGACAAAGATGGGCAGGATCTTCTGGAACGCATCTTAAACAATGTGAAAAAGGCCAAAAACCTGATTGATGATATCCTTAATCTGTCAAAGATAGGGAGTCTTGAAGTAAAACGTGAGAAAGTTAATGTCAGCGAAATGGTTTTTGAATACTTAAATGAGCTTAAAGAAAATCAACCCGATCGGGTAGTACGATTTGAGGTAGAGAAAGATATAACAGTAGATGCCGATCCTCATCTCTTACACATTGCGATCGAAAATATTTTACGCAATTCCTGGAAGTTTACATCTAAAAAAGATAGAGGAATAATACGTTTTGGAAGGACCAAAAAAGATTCCCGTTATGTGTATTTCTTAAAAGATAATGGCGTAGGGTTTGACTCATCTTATGCAGAAAATATTTTTGAACCATTCAAGCGTGTACATATTCAGAGTGAATATGGTGGCACCGGTATAGGACTTTCTATAGTGCGACGGGCAATTGAGCGACACGGTGGTACGATATGGGCAGAAGGAGAAGTAGGCAAGGGCGCACGCTTCTATTTTACACTCGGAGATTAA
- a CDS encoding response regulator transcription factor: MKAYIVEDHEDMRLILKRTLRKKIADIQIIGESETAEKAMEDIAALLPQIVLVDISLPGMDGIEMIRKLRPLYQECFFLVVTGHDVDQYREEAFKAGANQIVSKEDRKEMIEIIDQYRIKGN; this comes from the coding sequence ATGAAAGCTTACATTGTTGAAGATCACGAGGATATGAGACTGATCCTTAAAAGAACGCTGCGAAAAAAGATCGCTGATATACAGATCATTGGAGAGAGTGAAACCGCAGAAAAGGCCATGGAAGATATTGCTGCCCTTTTACCACAAATTGTCCTTGTTGATATCTCCTTACCGGGAATGGATGGTATAGAGATGATTAGAAAATTAAGGCCCCTGTACCAGGAGTGCTTTTTTCTTGTGGTTACAGGTCATGACGTTGATCAGTATAGAGAAGAGGCTTTTAAGGCTGGTGCCAATCAGATCGTATCCAAAGAAGACAGAAAAGAGATGATAGAGATTATCGATCAATATCGCATAAAAGGCAACTAA
- a CDS encoding PAC2 family protein, with product MELLNRKHFDTPPVLFASWSGAGNVGILTMDYLRRKLGARIFAKIDMARYITPDSIEVDGGVAHFPQTPQSVFYHHHNPDLVIFESNAHVGGKNDAEILKSILQLARELGTTRIYTAAAIPVSMSHTQDSNVHFATNNMTLIPEFTSLGFNPMKEGVISGLNGLMLGFAASRRIDAVCLLATIPAYAGTLTYPRGALSVVKAMQRVIHVDVDTSELEKECQEAEPMFDEVEGKFKDFFDATVAQQPEPELEQVETDEVPGHVMNKIETLFKAAQKDRSKAKELKDELDKWSLYPLYEDRFLDLFEND from the coding sequence ATGGAGTTACTAAACAGAAAACACTTTGACACCCCTCCTGTTCTGTTTGCTTCCTGGAGTGGTGCAGGCAATGTGGGGATTTTAACCATGGATTATCTAAGGCGAAAGCTTGGTGCACGTATTTTCGCCAAAATCGACATGGCTCGCTATATTACTCCCGATTCCATTGAAGTAGATGGAGGTGTTGCACACTTCCCCCAAACTCCTCAAAGCGTCTTTTATCACCACCACAACCCGGATTTAGTCATTTTCGAAAGCAATGCACATGTTGGTGGGAAAAATGATGCCGAAATTTTAAAATCGATTCTTCAACTGGCACGGGAACTTGGTACCACAAGAATCTATACCGCAGCCGCCATTCCGGTTTCCATGAGTCATACCCAGGATTCAAACGTCCATTTCGCTACCAACAATATGACGCTGATACCTGAGTTTACCTCTCTTGGATTTAACCCAATGAAGGAAGGGGTCATAAGCGGGCTTAACGGATTGATGCTGGGGTTTGCTGCCTCAAGAAGAATCGATGCGGTGTGTCTACTTGCAACCATTCCGGCCTATGCCGGTACGCTTACCTATCCCAGAGGGGCTCTTTCGGTGGTAAAAGCGATGCAACGAGTGATACATGTCGATGTAGATACTTCTGAGCTGGAAAAAGAGTGTCAGGAAGCAGAGCCTATGTTTGATGAAGTTGAAGGCAAGTTTAAAGATTTCTTCGATGCTACTGTAGCACAGCAGCCTGAGCCGGAGCTTGAGCAGGTAGAAACAGATGAAGTCCCCGGGCATGTGATGAACAAAATTGAAACGCTGTTTAAAGCCGCACAAAAGGATCGTTCAAAAGCAAAGGAGTTAAAAGATGAACTGGACAAGTGGAGTTTATATCCGCTGTATGAAGATCGGTTTCTTGACCTTTTTGAAAACGATTAG